From a single Aspergillus puulaauensis MK2 DNA, chromosome 2, nearly complete sequence genomic region:
- the GNT1_1 gene encoding N-acetylglucosaminyltransferase (CAZy:GT8;~COG:S;~EggNog:ENOG410QEFX;~InterPro:IPR029044,IPR030518;~TransMembrane:1 (i35-51o);~go_component: GO:0005794 - Golgi apparatus [Evidence IEA];~go_function: GO:0008375 - acetylglucosaminyltransferase activity [Evidence IEA];~go_process: GO:0006487 - protein N-linked glycosylation [Evidence IEA]), with the protein MASQARKASGASEADFFDIPDEPLLAILKNQLRRIRTWVFIFVFILFILYLRREPPPPPALPHINYDQVDWSRYAYTQYATSSPYLCNALLVFDALERFGSRAQRVLYYPEDWDILTETDHDRDNQLLRVAKTKYNAMLVPIQLEMIKPGAGSGESWNKSISKLLAFGETEYDRVIHLDSDILLLKNLDELFFLPHVPVAMPRAYWLLPEQKALSSLLLVIEPSYRRYKALLDTALGIEFKSSGSDSPRMKYDMELMNEFYGDSAMVLPHRQYGLVSGEFRSQNHTAFLGSVDEVWDPDRALSEAKFVHFSDWPLPKPWVMWPSQMLPDILPKCKNNPGTLHESGCRDRDVWLKLYDDFRVRRRDVCKLLSYPAPNWSPGNDPPAGGPGK; encoded by the exons ATGGCGTCTCAGGCACGGAAGGCGTCTGGAGCCTCCGAGGCTGATTTCTTCGATATCCCTGACGAACCGCTCCTCGCCATACTGAAGAACCAACTAAGGCGTATCCGCACCTGGGTTTTCAttttcgtcttcatcctttTCATCCTCTATCTCCGGCGGGAACcgccccctcctccagccttACCTCACATCAATTACGATCAAGTCGATTGGTCGAGGTACGCATATACACAATATGCGACCTCTAGCCCATACCTCTGTAACGCGCTCCTCGTCTTCGATGCTCTAGAAAGATTTGGAAGTCGAGCGCAGCGAGTGCTCTATTACCCAGAGGACTGGGATATACTTACTGAAACTGACCATGACCGAGACAACCAATTGCTCCGGGTAGCAAAGACGAAGTACAACGCGATGTTGGTGCCAATACAGCTAGAAATGATCAAACCAGGCGCAG GATCAGGCGAGTCATGGAATAAAAGCATCTCTAAATTGCTCGCCTTCGGTGAGACTGAATATGATCGAGTCATTCACCTCGACTCCGATATTTTATTGTTGAAGAACTTGGACGAGCTGTTCTTCCTGCCCCATGTGCCCGTCGCAATGCCTCGAGCATACTGGCTCCTCCCAGAGCAAAAGgccctttcctccctcctcctcgtcattgAACCTTCTTATCGCCGATACAAAGCCCTTTTGGATACTGCGCTCGGTATCGAGTTCAAGAGCTCCGGTAGCGATAGCCCACGGATGAAATATGACATGGAACTGATGAATGAATTTTACGGTGATTCAGCCATGGTTTTGCCACACAGGCAATATGGTTTGGTTTCAGGGGAGTTCCGGTCACAGAATCACACTGCGTTCCTGGGAAGTGTTGACGAAGTCTGGGATCCTGATAGGGCCCTTTCAGAGGCTAAATTTGTGCACTTTTCCGACTGGCCGTTGCCAAAGCCCTGGGTGATGTGGCCGTCTCAGATGTTGCCTGATATTTTACCGAAGTGTAAGAATAACCCGGGAACGCTGCATGAGAGCGGGTGTCGTGATCGAGATGTATGGTTGAAGCTCTATGACGATTTCCGTGTAAGACGGAGG GATGTCTGCAAACTTCTCAGTTATCCTGCGCCTAACTGGTCTCCCGGGAATGATCCGCCAGCTGGGGGCCCCGGAAAGTAG
- a CDS encoding DUF1996 domain-containing protein (COG:S;~EggNog:ENOG410PWSJ;~InterPro:IPR018535;~PFAM:PF09362;~SECRETED:SignalP(1-26)), with translation MPTRHIQNDFAITLCLLLTQSTLTIGANNPSEATIISTTDEFSFSCLPLTTQLSDPIMSPGKESSHTHIVTGGTAFQRTMGMQTAPNASATTCEVLIDKSNYWVPALYHMTSDRSFEMMEYESSAIYYLHRACDYVASAKACKGGSYPLAPPAGLRIVAGDPRTQTYNDASFAQRAISHMCLMEDGSSNETKHLPRQSCEKLRSQVFFPSCWDGRNLDSTDHKSHMAYPEVGDYNKGVCPKSHPVAIFSIFMEFIFNTKPFPDHHNWVYATGDRNGYGMHGDFINGWMDQESLQRAFKTCTGKGWLSDPRCSITQTQKAPLSPASLEPDEPIPWQNLGQNGTIQRLPGHPEHAV, from the exons ATGCCTACCCGACACATTCAGAATGACTTCGCGATAACTCTCTGCCTTCTCCTCACACAGTCCACCCTAACCATAGGGGCGAACAACCCTTCTGAAGCAACCATCATTTCCACCACAGACGAATTTAGTTTCAGCTGCCTCCCGCTAACAACTCAACTCTCCGACCCCATTATGTCCCCAGGAAAGGAATCATCCCATACCCACATTGTCACAGGGGGAACCGCATTCCAAAGGACGATGGGTATGCAGACGGCCCCAAACGCGAGCGCAACAACGTGCGAGGTTTTGATCGATAAAAGCAATTATTGGGTTCCAGCCCTTTATCATATGACCAGCGATAGGTCGTTTGAGATGATGGAATATGAGTCCAGT GCGATTTATTATCTTCATAGGGCGTGCGATTACGTTGCTAGTGCGAAGGCATGCAAGGGTGGATCGTATCCTTTGGCACCGCCAGCCGGATTGCGTATCGTTGCTGGGGACCCGAGGACTCA GACATACAACGATGCCAGTTTTGCTCAACGTGCCATTTCGCATATGTGTTTGATGGAAGATGGGTCCTCGAACGAAACCAAACACCTTCCCCGACAATCCTGCGAAAAATTAAGGTCACAGGTATTCTTTCCTTCGTGTTGGGATGGAAGAAACCTCGATAGCACGGACCACAAGAGCCAT ATGGCATATCCTGAGGTTGGAGACTATAACAAAGGCGTATGTCCCAAGTCTCATCCTGTAGCCATATTCTCGATTTTCATGGAATTCATATTCAACACGAAGCCGTTTCCTGACCATCATAATTGGGTATACGCAACGGGCGACCGAAACGGATATGGCATGCATGGGGACTTCATAAATGGGTGGATGGACCAAGAATCCCTGCAGAGGGCATTCAAAACATGCACGGGGAAGGGATGGTTGAGTGACCCCAGGTGTTCGATCACACAGACCCAAAAGGCGCCcctgtctccagcttccttggAACCGGACGAACCCATCCCATGGCAAAATTTGGGACAGAATGGTACCATACAGAGGCTGCCTGGCCACCCAGAGCATGCCGTTTAG
- a CDS encoding uncharacterized protein (COG:S;~EggNog:ENOG410PSY2) yields the protein MTYYNALIRTHHITSRKKVATLKRAADSLNCFALLRSGGCPGIMYVEAKDKDAVESWVSVVKNLRYKDFQLASRPASAIVGEEEESRGPAGVKSKRGERKNERHEGLETGLEEVESVKEFGNLMHQRGVWQWWRRGMGYAH from the coding sequence atgACCTACTATAATGCCCTCATCCGCACACATCACATTACCTCCCGCAAAAAGGTCGCCACCCTGAAACGCGCAGCAGACAGTCTAAACTGTTTCGCCCTTCTCCGCTCAGGCGGTTGCCCCGGAATTATGTACGTCGAGGCGAAGGACAAAGATGCCGTTGAGTCGTGGGTCAGCGTCGTGAAAAATCTGAGATATAAAGATTTCCAACTTGCGAGCCGGCCAGCCTCCGCGATagtgggagaagaggaagagagtcGAGGACCGGCGGGGGTGAAATCGAAAAGAGGCGAGAGGAAGAATGAGAGACATGAGGGGTTGGAGACTGGACTGGAGGAGGTAGAGAGCGTGAAGGAGTTCGGGAACTTAATGCATCAGAGAGGCGTTTGGcagtggtggaggaggggaatgggCTATGCCCACTAA
- a CDS encoding uncharacterized protein (COG:E;~EggNog:ENOG410PJ7Z;~InterPro:IPR005829,IPR005828,IPR003663,IPR036259, IPR020846;~PFAM:PF00083,PF07690;~TransMembrane:12 (i32-53o73-92i104-122o128-149i161-181o193-213i284-307o322-343i350-373o385-409i421-438o450-469i);~go_component: GO:0016020 - membrane [Evidence IEA];~go_component: GO:0016021 - integral component of membrane [Evidence IEA];~go_function: GO:0022857 - transmembrane transporter activity [Evidence IEA];~go_process: GO:0055085 - transmembrane transport [Evidence IEA]), translated as MTAKAPQNPSHDQLAAVLPKTTWWKSSQLRRLNFCILSLIFFSSSNGFDGSLVNGLQSLDSWMDFMQQPSSTWLGFINAIYSIGALVSTALAAWCSNRFGRKPCVWIGIILILAGSILGAAAPNDTVFIVSRVLVGLSAGWVSNAPPLLLNEIAYPAHRSISSSLFMIGYYLGAVISSWVTFATRTYDSSWSWRLPTLLQMLCPLVAIPGFLLTPESPRWLVGQDRVEDARKVLADLHAGGDLNAPLIHREIHEIQGAIAAEKESAASSSYADMVKTPGNRHRLLITVTLGIFSQWSGNGVVSYYLAMVLDTVGITATKDQLLISACLQTWNLMFGAVGALLVDRAGRRPLFLISASVMLASYITITGLSGSFASTGSAPTGTAVIPFIFIYFAGYDIALTPLLVAYPVEIWPYTLRSRGLSVAWLSAIGALIFNTFVNPIALSAIGWKYYFVFVAILICYALTSYFFYPETKGYSLENMALLFEGDSAAIARDKNDWEQPESSEESAEKSAETVELERV; from the exons ATGACTGCAAAGGCGCCCCAGAATCCCAGTCATGACCAGCTGGCAGCTGTCCTCCCGAAGACCACATGGTGGAAGAGTTCCCAGTTGCGTAGGCTCAATTTTTGCATTCTATCACTAATCTTCTTCT CCTCTTCCAATGGCTTCGACGGTTCCTTAGTCAATGGCCTTCAATCACTAGATAGTTGGATGGATTTCATGCAGCAACCCTCTAGTACCTGGCTTGGATTTATTAACGCAATTTACTCGATCGGCGCACTTGTTTCAACAGCTCTTGCTGCATGGTGCAGTAACAGGTTTGGTCGAAAGCCCTGCGTTTGGATAGGCATTATTCTTATCCTGGCTGGTTCAATCCTGGGCGCGGCCGCTCCCAATGACACCGTCTTTATTGTGTCGCGCGTTCTCGTTGGTCTGAGTGCTGGCTGGGTCAGCAATGCACCCCCTCTCTTATTGAATGAGATTGCGTATCCCGCTCATCGAAGTATATCATCCAGTCTCTTTATGATTGGATACTACCTTGGAGCTGTTATTTCCTCCTGGGTCACATTCGCGACTCGCACATACGACTCATCCTGGTCATGGAGGCTGCCCACTCTCCTACAGATGCTTTGCCCACTTGTTGCTATTCCAGGCTTTTTGCTGACGCCAGAAAGCCCCCGCTGGCTAGTTGGCCAGGACCGCGTGGAAGACGCTCGCAAGGTTCTTGCTGACTTGCACGCAGGTGGTGACCTTAATGCACCACTTATTCACCGTGAAATTCATGAGATCCAAGGAGCAATCGCTGCGGAAAAGGAATCCGCTGCATCATCGAGCTATGCAGATATGGTCAAGACGCCGGGGAATCGTCATCGTCTCTTGATCACGGTTACTCTTGGTATCTTCTCTCAATGGTCTGGTAACGGGGTGGTCTCCTACTATCTAGCCATGGTGCTCGACACTGTTGGCATAACGGCGACAAAGGACCAGCTACTTATATCGGCCTGCCTTCAGACCTGGAACCTAATGTTTGGCGCTGTTGGTGCATTATTAGTAGATCGGGCTGGCAGGCGTCCTTTATTCCTGATCTCTGCGAGCGTCATGCTTGCCAGCTACATCACCATTACCGGTCTCTCTGGCTCATTTGCTTCGACCGGCTCTGCGCCTACAGGGACTGCTGTAATCCCATTTATTTTCATCTATTTTGCGGGTTACGATATAGCCTT AACCCCATTGTTGGTCGCATACCCCGTCGAAATCTGGCCGTACACTCTTCGATCCCGCGGTCTGAGTGTCGCCTGGCTGTCAGCTATCGGTGCATtgatcttcaacaccttcgtCAACCCCATCGCGCTGTCTGCCATCGGGTGGAAGTACTACTTCGTATTTGTTGCTATCCTCATCTGTTATGCTCTCACTTCGTACTTTTTCTACCCTGAGACTAAGGGTTACAGTTTGGAGAACATGGCCCTTCTTTTCGAGGGCGATAGTGCGGCTATTGCCCGGGACAAGAACGATTGGGAGCAGCCGGAATCATCGGAAGAAAGTGCTGAGAAGAGTGCCGAAACCGTTGAATTGGAGCGTGTGTGA
- a CDS encoding uncharacterized protein (InterPro:IPR001810,IPR032675;~PFAM:PF12937;~go_function: GO:0005515 - protein binding [Evidence IEA]), producing the protein MTKLLDLPTELLLLVLSHFNRFMYKDELQALCLSSKRLYSIAQPFLYRDFVREVNCQCCHKAGTPPGRIVPLVLFTRALISRPDLASCVRSAAFDNSEDAYDDEDVREVDFDADTFKVLAAGFQQLSGICRARLFMEAAAMRSNPYMVVLASSMPNLEHLKLTLGEEGLYDLEPLFTQWHSNSPAQPYLRNLKSVVIRDLTLTESESMVDLDYILELPHLEEFTLINLNGDAEGCPLFEIEPESLNISSLSLLEASLDTESLTAIVEGCRCLKHFSYYGCNYDGNSIEGSSQFGPSELVSILFSQKDNIKTLKCNLDWDHIHPTRWSRCSKYGSFASFKNLVHLEVDQYPYTPRQELPKSLHCLTIRNISFSVLDTVGSLNMRTVDVPMYRLTNELPNLKFVTLQPRDDIPNGMLGINSRYDHTEVYDDPNVLSKFAVACERLWAIVKECSFVVRIDHQVWMEFWLNH; encoded by the coding sequence ATGACCAAGCTGTTGGATCTTCCAACtgagctgctcctcctcgtcctctcgCACTTCAACCGTTTCATGTACAAGGACGAGCTCCAAGCCCTCTGTCTATCCTCCAAGCGTCTCTACTCAATTGCTCAACCATTCCTCTACCGCGACTTTGTTCGTGAAGTTAACTGCCAGTGTTGCCACAAAGCTGGTACGCCACCAGGACGCATTGTACCCTTAGTCCTTTTCACCCGAGCCTTGATCTCTCGTCCAGACCTCGCCTCTTGTGTACGTAGTGCGGCTTTTGATAACTCAGAAGACGCatatgatgatgaggatgtccgCGAGGTGGATTTTGATGCCGATACATTCAAAGTGCTCGCTGCCGGGTTTCAACAGCTTTCTGGTATCTGCAGAGCTCGTTTGTTTATGGAAGCAGCAGCTATGAGGTCCAACCCGTATATGGTCGTTTTGGCGTCTAGTATGCCAAATCTAGAGCACTTGAAATTAACtcttggagaagagggactATATGACCTTGAGCCACTATTTACCCAATGGCACTCTAATAGCCCCGCTCAGCCATACCTAAGAAACCTGAAGTCCGTTGTGATAAGAGACTTGACCCTTACCGAGTCTGAATCCATGGTCGACCTCGACTATATCCTGGAACTACCCCATCTAGAGGAGTTCACGTTAATAAATCTCAATGGAGACGCCGAGGGCTGTCCACTGTTCGAAATAGAGCCAGAATCCCTAAACATCTCGTCTCTGTCACTCCTAGAGGCTTCTCTCGATACTGAAAGTCTCACTGCAATAGTGGAAGGGTGCAGATGCCTCAAGCACTTCAGCTACTATGGGTGCAACTACGACGGCAACAGTATCGAAGGATCAAGTCAATTCGGTCCTTCCGAGCTTGTATCGATTCTTTTCTCGCAAAAGGATAACATTAAGACACTCAAATGCAATCTTGATTGGGACCACATCCATCCCACTCGTTGGAGTAGGTGCTCGAAATACGGCTCCTTTGCGTCTTTCAAAAACCTCGTCCATCTCGAGGTCGATCAGTACCCCTACACTCCAAGGCAAGAGCTTCCGAAGTCCCTCCACTGCCTTACAATCAGAAATATCAGTTTCTCCGTACTCGATACGGTCGGATCGCTAAATATGCGTACTGTGGATGTTCCCATGTACAGACTTACCAATGAACTCCCGAATCTCAAATTTGTTACCTTGCAACCCCGAGATGACATCCCAAATGGAATGTTAGGAATAAACAGCCGGTATGACCATACAGAAGTTTATGACGACCCCAATGTTCTGTCGAAATTCGCTGTCGCATGCGAGAGGCTCTGGGCTATTGTGAAAGAATGTTCATTCGTTGTTCGAATTGACCACCAGGTGTGGATGGAGTTCTGGTTGAACCACTAA
- a CDS encoding sulfatase family protein (COG:G;~EggNog:ENOG410PMGT;~InterPro:IPR012083,IPR017850,IPR000917,IPR024607;~PFAM:PF00884;~SECRETED:SignalP(1-18);~go_function: GO:0003824 - catalytic activity [Evidence IEA];~go_function: GO:0004065 - arylsulfatase activity [Evidence IEA];~go_function: GO:0008484 - sulfuric ester hydrolase activity [Evidence IEA];~go_process: GO:0018958 - phenol-containing compound metabolic process [Evidence IEA]) encodes MKLSSLVAFAGLSALSEASPKSRPNFLFVFTDDQDLTMNSIEYMPHVSSRIRDQGIDFTNHFVTTALCCPSRVSLWTGRQAHNTNVTDVSPPYGGYPKFISQGFNDDWFPVWLQNAGYNTYYVGKLFNAHSVQTYNNPFVKGFNGSDFLLDPFTYSYWKSSYQRNREPPKSYAGRYTTDVTEEKALGFLDDALEDKKHPWFLTVAPIAPHFEQDPDRTAGTPPQAPIPAPRHAHLFPDTRVPRTPSFNPLNQTGPSWIKDLKRQNQSVVDYEDFFYRQRLRALQGVDEMVDKLLNRLERSGQLNNTYVIYSSDNGFHIGQHRLPPGKSTSYEEDIRVPFFVRGPGIKPGQTDSQVTTHIDFAPTIFELLGLPLRKDFDGTPMRIAKDSAAVAHEHVTVEYWGAAVLEGDYANLSPESTYRMPNNTYKSARIVSEKYNLFYAADPHQIHNVYTSAPQPFKNRLDALLLVLKSCAGSTCIKPWDELHPDGSVQSLVDALDPQYDEFYAGLPRVAYSICEDGYLIAAEGPQWSGVSLDKEL; translated from the exons ATGAAGCTCAGCAGTCTCGTTGCTTTTGCGGGGCTGTCGGCCCTCTCCGAGGCCAGCCCTAAGTCCCGGCCCAActttctcttcgtcttcacagATGACCAAGACTTGACTATGAATTCCATCGAGTACATGCCCCACGTTAGCAGTCGCATTCGAGACCAAGGGATTGATTTCACGAATCACTTTGTTACTACCGCGCTTTGCTGTCCCTCACGCGTCAGCCTGTGGACGGGGAGGCAAGCCCATAACACGAATGTTACTGACGTCAGTCCACCGTACG GTGGGTATCCCAAGTTCATTTCGCAAGGCTTCAACGACGACTGGTTTCCCGTGTGGCTGCAAAATGCCGGATACAACACCTATTACGTCGGCAAGCTATTCAACGCCCACAGCGTTCAGACATACAACAACCCATTCGTCAAGGGATTCAACGGCTCGGACTTCCTCCTAGACCCATTCACATACTCCTACTGGAAATCAAGTTATCAGCGCAATCGCGAGCCCCCAAAGAGCTACGCCGGTCGGTATACGACAGACGTCACGGAGGAAAAGGCACTCGGCTTCCTGGACGATGCGTTGGAAGACAAGAAACACCCCTGGTTCTTAACCGTTGCCCCCATCGCGCCGCATTTCGAGCAAGACCCCGATCGCACCGCTGGGACACCGCCGCAAGCACCGATCCCAGCGCCTCGCCATGCACATCTCTTCCCTGATACTCGCGTACCGCGCACGCCGTCCTTTAATCCACTTAAC CAAACCGGCCCCAGCTGGATAAAAGACCTAAAGCGCCAAAATCAATCCGTTGTCGACTATGAAGACTTCTTCTACCGCCAGCGTCTCCGCGCCCTGCAAGGTGTCGACGAAATGGTTGACAAGCTTCTAAACCGCCTAGAGCGCAGTGGCCAGCTCAATAACACCTATGTGATTTACAGCTCCGACAATGGGTTTCATATCGGACAGCATCGGCTCCCGCCTGGGAAATCGACTTCCTATGAGGAGGACATTCGCGTGCCTTTTTTCGTGCGCGGACCGGGGATCAAGCCCGGCCAGACGGACTCCCAAGTCACAACGCACATTGACTTTGCTCCGACGATATTCGAGCTTCTCGGGTTACCATTACGGAAGGACTTTGATGGAACACCGATGCGGATTGCTAAAGATAGTGCTGCTGTTGCACATGAGCATGTCACCGTGGAGTACTGGGGAGCTGCTGTGCTTGAAGGCGATTATGCGAATCTCT CCCCCGAGAGCACATACCGCATGCCAAACAACACGTACAAATCCGCGCGCATCGTCAGCGAAAAGTACAACCTTTTCTACGCT GCCGACCCGCACCAAATTCACAATGTCTACACGTCCGCGCCCCAGCCCTTCAAAAATCGGCTCGAtgccctcctcctcgtcctgaAATCCTGCGCCGGAAGCACATGCATCAAGCCGTGGGATGAACTGCACCCCGACGGTTCAGTGCAGAGTCTCGTTGACGCGTTAGACCCGCAATACGATGAATTCTACGCCGGATTGCCGAGGGTAGCCTACTCGATTTGTGAGGATGGGTATCTTATTGCCGCGGAGGGGCCTCAGTGGAGTGGTGTAAGCTTGGATAAAGAACTCTAG
- a CDS encoding uncharacterized protein (CAZy:CBM20;~CAZy:GH15;~COG:G;~EggNog:ENOG410PJ6P;~InterPro:IPR034836,IPR011613,IPR013783,IPR008291, IPR000165,IPR008928,IPR013784,IPR012341,IPR002044;~PFAM:PF00686,PF00723;~SECRETED:SignalP(1-17);~go_function: GO:0004339 - glucan 1,4-alpha-glucosidase activity [Evidence IEA];~go_function: GO:0030246 - carbohydrate binding [Evidence IEA];~go_function: GO:2001070 - starch binding [Evidence IEA];~go_process: GO:0000272 - polysaccharide catabolic process [Evidence IEA];~go_process: GO:0005975 - carbohydrate metabolic process [Evidence IEA];~go_process: GO:0005976 - polysaccharide metabolic process [Evidence IEA]) — protein sequence MITFSIVSQFFILGALTFWVTHGPRTKQSDLDSWLSSEANIARTAVLNLIGDDGKWAQGAAAGVLVASPSRSDPDYFFTWTRDSSLVVRTLVEMFREGDSDLLPIIQAWISSQARVQGVENPSGGLDDGQGLGEAKFTVDETPFSGSWGRPQRDGPALRATTMIEFGWWLLVSTLLCWTLKLRIDSLQSQGYHQVAANLVWPVIRNDLSYVAQYWNQSGFDLWEELYGRSFFTLSVSYRALVEGNLFSRSIGFSCPECVSQAPQVLCLLQSFWTGRFIRSNLDGGRSGKDSGTLLGINCAFNPRAGCDDATFQPCSARALASHHKLMDTFRDLYDINADRSQDQAVAIGRYPEDQYSGGNPWFLCTLAAAEQLYSAIYQWNRLGSITITQVSLPFFQNLHPSAVPGTYVSSTEIYYQLVDAVRTYADGFMRIVKRYTSHNGSLSEQFSRRDGSHMSAYDLAWSYSSLLTANRRRNAIAPSPWGAPGTPSVPPTCSATSVQGTYSAATISAWPPIKGFPIATPMPCEAPSLVSVTFEVTASTVWGEDIRAVGSTLDLGNWDPAKGVAFHADRYTSSQPIWYATVKLPAGQSFVYKYIRTRDGEVVWEGGLNRQLDTPAVCGTKSLYRREAWR from the exons atgatAACCTTCTCGATCGTCTCCCAGTTCTTTATCCTCGGGGCGCTGACTTTCTGGGTCACACATGGACCCCGCACCAAACAGTCCGACCTCGACAGTTGGCTCTCCAGCGAAGCGAACATTGCTCGCACCGCTGTTCTTAATCTAatcggcgatgatggcaaaTGGGCCCAAGGGGCCGCGGCAGGGGTGCTGGTTGCAAGCCCAAGTCGGTCGGACCCAGACT ACTTCTTTACCTGGACACGAGATTCGAGCCTAGTGGTTAGGACATTGGTGGAGATGTTCAGGGAAGGTGATTCCGACCTTTTGCCCATAATCCAAGCGTGGATATCGTCTCAGGCGCGGGTGCAAGGCGTGGAAAACCCGAGCGGCGGACTGGATGATGGACAGGGATTGGGAGAAGCAAAATTTACGGTGGATGAGACACCCTTCTCTGGGTCATGGGGACGACCACAGCGGGACGGGCCTGCCTTGCGAGCGACTACGATGATTGAGTTCGGCTGGTGGTTGCTGGTGAGCACGTTGCTCTGTTGGACTTTGAAGCTCAGGATTGACAGCTTGCAGAGTCAGGGCTATCACCAGGTTGCTGCAAACCTCGTATGGCCTGTCATACGAAATGATCTGTCGTATGTAGCACAGTACTGGAATCAGTCAGGGTTTG ATTTATGGGAGGAGCTCTACGGGCGCTCGTTCTTCACTTTATCCGTATCCTATCGAGCTCTGGTCGAAGGAAATTTGTTTTCGCGAAGTATAGGGTTCTCCTGCCCGGAATGCGTATCGCAAGCGCCCCAGGTTCTGTGCTTGTTGCAATCTTTCTGGACAGGGAGATTTATCCGCAGCAATCTCGACGGCGGTCGAAGTGGAAAGGATTCCGGTACACTCCTAGGCATAAATTGCGCCTTTAACCCTCGCGCGGGATGCGATGATGCTACTTTCCAGCCATGCTCTGCCCGCGCCCTGGCTAGCCATCATAAACTGATGGACACCTTTCGGGATTTGTACGATATCAATGCAGATCGTAGCCAGGACCAGGCTGTTGCAATTGGTCGCTACCCTGAGGATCAGTATTCCGGAGGAAATCCATGGTTCTTGTGCACGCTGGCTGCAGCTGAGCAGCTATACAGTGCCATATATCAATGGAATCGCCTTGGTTCCATAACCATCACACAAGTATCACTTCCGTTCTTCCAAAATTTGCACCCGTCAGCGGTACCTGGAACGTATGTGTCGTCAACTGAGATATATTACCAATTGGTCGATGCTGTCCGTACGTACGCAGATGGTTTCATGCGAATTGTG AAAAGATACACGTCCCATAACGGTTCGCTCTCGGAGCAATTTTCAAGACGCGACGGATCTCACATGTCCGCATACGACCTCGCATGGTCGTATTCGTCGTTATTGACAGCGAATCGTCGCCGGAATGCGATTGCCCCGTCACCATGGGGAGCGCCCGGGACACCGAGCGTCCCGCCGACTTGCTCCGCTACGAGTGTGCAGGGGACATACAGCGCTGCTACAATCAGTGCTTGGCCCCCTATCAAGGGATTTCCAATTGCAACACCTATGCCATGTGAGGCCCCTTCTTTAGTTTCCGTTACCTTCGAAGTTACCGCCTCAACTGTATGGGGAGAAGACATACGAGCCGTCGGCTCGACCTTGGACCTTGGTAACTGGGACCCTGCAAAGGGGGTTGCTTTCCATGCCGACCGCTATACCTCCTCCCAGCCAATATGGTATGCCACAGTCAAACTACCAGCGGGCCAGAGCTTTGTGTACAAGTACATTCGGACGAGAGACGGCGAAGTCGTGTGGGAAGGAGGTCTCAATCGACAATTAGATACCCCTGCGGTTTGCGGGACGAAATCGCTTTACAGGAGGGAGGCTTGGAGGTGA